One segment of Mycolicibacterium sp. YH-1 DNA contains the following:
- a CDS encoding lipase family protein, with product MPSAKVCDLVAWRMVSCAVVAATLVGGCTSATPEAAAPPVQAPAVKTFAPLFDGAATLGPPDLTDDGPGSLVSIEVMHGSEELEDADATYARIVYRSTSGIDDAPTEVSGVVAVPPGTPPKGGWPVISFGHGTTGVLNKCAPSRFPTLPGNGFMMQAMILNGFAVTMTDYQGLGVPGFYHPFLDGKTFGNNMIDAVRALRRVGADISTQWVAFGHSLGGMAAWAAADRAGEYGRGLDLMGTLSMAPAADMAGLADAAWNGTMTADQRVAMVFVLQSLAWSHPDLDLDRYRRGYTAQNWDALLDCLPPDLDDILRVRSKMTNADLRPEAPADRDRLRDLLAEMALPQQKLTTPMMVVYGTEDTLVDLPWFEQAVSRACAQGDHIQIEKSIGQGHSDLDSTYGLPWLRDRLSGQAIPNSCTGQA from the coding sequence GTGCCAAGCGCGAAGGTCTGTGACCTGGTGGCCTGGCGGATGGTGTCCTGCGCGGTAGTGGCCGCGACCCTCGTCGGAGGATGCACGTCCGCCACACCCGAGGCGGCCGCACCGCCGGTGCAGGCTCCCGCTGTGAAGACGTTCGCGCCCCTGTTCGACGGTGCCGCCACGCTCGGCCCTCCGGATCTCACCGATGACGGACCGGGCTCGCTGGTGTCAATCGAGGTGATGCACGGCAGCGAGGAACTCGAGGACGCCGACGCGACGTACGCCCGCATCGTCTACCGCTCCACATCCGGTATCGATGACGCCCCCACGGAGGTGTCCGGTGTCGTGGCGGTCCCGCCGGGAACACCACCCAAGGGCGGGTGGCCCGTCATATCCTTCGGTCACGGCACCACCGGCGTCCTGAACAAATGCGCGCCAAGCCGTTTCCCGACGCTTCCCGGCAACGGTTTCATGATGCAGGCGATGATCCTCAACGGCTTCGCCGTCACGATGACCGACTACCAGGGTTTGGGCGTGCCGGGCTTCTATCACCCGTTCCTTGACGGGAAGACGTTCGGCAACAACATGATCGACGCCGTACGCGCGCTGCGTCGGGTGGGCGCAGACATCAGCACGCAGTGGGTGGCGTTCGGTCACTCGCTGGGCGGTATGGCCGCATGGGCCGCAGCCGACCGAGCCGGCGAGTACGGCAGGGGACTGGACCTGATGGGAACGCTGTCGATGGCACCGGCCGCGGATATGGCCGGACTGGCGGATGCGGCGTGGAACGGCACCATGACCGCGGATCAGCGCGTGGCGATGGTGTTCGTGCTGCAGTCGTTGGCGTGGTCGCATCCCGATCTGGACCTCGACCGCTATCGGCGCGGCTACACGGCGCAGAACTGGGACGCGCTGCTGGACTGCCTGCCTCCGGACCTGGACGACATTCTGCGGGTGCGCTCCAAGATGACGAACGCGGACCTGCGGCCGGAGGCGCCGGCGGACAGAGACCGCCTGCGGGATCTGTTGGCGGAGATGGCTTTACCCCAGCAGAAGCTGACCACGCCGATGATGGTGGTGTACGGGACCGAGGACACGCTCGTCGACCTGCCCTGGTTCGAGCAGGCCGTCTCCCGGGCGTGTGCGCAGGGCGATCACATCCAGATCGAGAAGAGCATCGGCCAGGGCCACAGCGACCTGGACAGTACCTACGGGCTGCCGTGGCTGCGGGACCGGCTGTCGGGCCAGGCCATCCCCAACTCCTGCACGGGCCAGGCGTGA
- a CDS encoding polysaccharide biosynthesis tyrosine autokinase, whose amino-acid sequence MEIPLAIGDYLRAFRRFWWLVLVTALIGAGIGYAAVFLSTPQYQSTARLFVTTQSGTSVGDAYQNNLFSQERVVSYAGLATSEQVAARAVDQLKMPIAPDELRSKITAAPLPKTVLLDITVTDPDPGLAQTYANAVADQLVQLVSELETSRRGGTPAAGAILLDDANYPTAPAGMGLLTTVGLGFAGGLVVGLLLAALLAASDSRLRARDSIDAIARTQSLGNLVEDPQRPDVAVADLQAGGLAAERLRELRTNLQFARTPAGQRPRVIAVTSPSRGDGRSTTAIDLAATFAEAGRSVLLVDGDLLNPTLADALALTEADRTRAGQRGLGTALAGDHDVAEAVINSPGGNAFALLPAGPSPATRRQLWGDENAPRLIDSLRGAYDYVVIDTPPLTTCSDGAAVAALGDGAIVLARIGHTKTKPLRAALQVLDAANAGLLGTVVTCEPGHRRELSKPAQTEAKSEAKAPSAAPKPAAAETRQAGDDAAGDTTESVNQAGSTNQAGAHRMSGAKREGL is encoded by the coding sequence ATGGAGATCCCGTTGGCGATCGGGGATTATCTGCGAGCCTTTCGGCGGTTCTGGTGGCTTGTCCTGGTTACCGCACTCATCGGCGCGGGGATCGGCTACGCCGCCGTCTTCCTGAGCACCCCGCAGTACCAGTCGACGGCTCGTCTGTTCGTCACGACGCAGAGCGGGACCTCGGTGGGCGATGCCTACCAGAACAACCTGTTCTCGCAGGAGCGCGTGGTTTCCTACGCCGGACTGGCCACTAGTGAGCAGGTCGCGGCCCGCGCCGTCGACCAGCTGAAGATGCCCATCGCCCCGGACGAACTGCGGTCGAAGATCACCGCGGCTCCGCTGCCCAAGACCGTTCTCCTGGACATCACTGTCACCGATCCGGACCCCGGTCTGGCGCAGACGTACGCCAACGCCGTCGCCGATCAACTCGTGCAGCTGGTCAGCGAACTCGAAACCTCACGTCGCGGGGGTACGCCCGCCGCTGGCGCGATCCTGCTCGACGACGCGAACTACCCGACAGCGCCGGCCGGAATGGGTTTGCTGACCACCGTCGGCCTCGGCTTCGCGGGTGGTCTGGTGGTCGGACTGCTCCTGGCCGCGCTACTCGCCGCCAGCGACTCGCGGCTACGCGCCCGCGACTCGATCGACGCCATCGCCCGCACGCAGTCGCTGGGAAACCTCGTCGAGGACCCGCAGCGGCCCGACGTCGCGGTGGCAGACCTCCAGGCCGGCGGGCTGGCCGCTGAGCGGCTGCGGGAACTGCGGACCAACCTCCAGTTCGCTCGCACACCGGCTGGGCAACGGCCCAGGGTCATCGCGGTCACCAGCCCCTCGCGGGGTGACGGTCGGTCGACCACCGCGATCGACCTCGCCGCCACGTTCGCCGAGGCCGGTCGCTCGGTCCTCCTCGTCGACGGTGATCTGCTCAATCCCACACTCGCCGACGCACTCGCGCTGACCGAGGCCGATCGGACCCGCGCCGGCCAGCGCGGCCTTGGCACGGCACTGGCCGGCGACCACGACGTCGCCGAGGCCGTCATCAACTCCCCTGGCGGTAATGCGTTCGCGCTGCTGCCCGCCGGCCCCTCACCTGCCACCCGACGGCAGCTGTGGGGCGATGAGAACGCGCCGCGGCTGATCGACTCACTGCGCGGTGCGTATGACTACGTGGTGATCGACACCCCGCCGCTGACGACGTGTTCGGACGGCGCCGCGGTGGCAGCGCTGGGCGACGGCGCCATCGTGCTCGCCCGCATCGGACACACCAAGACCAAACCGCTGCGTGCGGCGCTGCAGGTGCTCGACGCGGCCAACGCCGGTCTGCTCGGGACGGTCGTCACCTGCGAGCCCGGACATCGACGCGAACTGTCGAAGCCGGCGCAGACCGAGGCGAAGTCAGAGGCGAAGGCCCCGAGCGCCGCGCCGAAGCCCGCCGCCGCCGAGACGCGGCAAGCGGGTGACGACGCTGCCGGGGACACCACGGAATCCGTCAACCAGGCCGGATCCACCAATCAGGCGGGGGCGCACCGGATGTCCGGTGCCAAGCGCGAAGGTCTGTGA
- a CDS encoding O-antigen ligase domain-containing protein yields MRRAMRSHSELLTGIAIVVACPIVAALAITGGTPVVLAVGALAAVAIGMYVGIRHPQWLAWGLAVVLAFLPFGYFPGIHVPLYLPFAAGILLAAVVHRGEPTAFHPLEKVLIVFVLVSGLSVIATGRSLIDVAELVKWSIATLAVVALLRFPPADLAKFGRIYVYFVTLNAVFGIAVVAADPNHRFIKLFSPFGYGAVDTGRFVYTEEGAQRFMRLGGLWVDPNMAGIGMMIGLALAVVLLIGSQRIVIATILSVAIVLTLSRAAIFSVLVGVFLVLLFHSMRARNRGIAIGAIGLVATAAMLTPAVRARVFSSFGADDAGSSARGDALRAFPGQMSGHWLFGLGWGRPEFKDGGTAFTLNFVANVPLITIYRGGLIVGAVFIALLALGCIMSGRAIRSDSTANALFGGIFIGMCFVALQLDHMVATIQQVTLMFSILLVFLIVVDQDRQRSRHAPQSPTDFAKEPSYSQ; encoded by the coding sequence GTGAGACGGGCGATGCGGTCGCATTCCGAACTGTTAACTGGCATCGCCATCGTAGTCGCGTGTCCGATCGTTGCAGCTCTGGCGATCACGGGCGGTACGCCGGTGGTACTGGCCGTCGGAGCGCTCGCCGCCGTCGCCATCGGCATGTACGTGGGCATACGACACCCTCAGTGGCTGGCCTGGGGGCTTGCTGTGGTGCTCGCATTCCTACCGTTCGGATATTTCCCCGGCATCCACGTTCCGCTGTACCTGCCGTTTGCTGCCGGCATACTCCTGGCGGCCGTCGTGCATCGTGGTGAACCGACAGCGTTTCACCCGCTGGAAAAAGTACTGATCGTTTTCGTACTGGTCTCGGGGCTGTCGGTTATCGCCACCGGGCGAAGTCTGATCGACGTCGCGGAATTGGTGAAGTGGTCAATTGCCACGTTGGCCGTGGTGGCTTTGCTGAGGTTTCCTCCTGCCGATTTGGCGAAGTTCGGCAGGATCTATGTCTACTTCGTCACGCTCAACGCCGTATTCGGCATTGCCGTGGTGGCGGCCGACCCCAATCACAGGTTCATCAAGCTCTTCAGCCCGTTCGGATACGGCGCGGTCGACACCGGCCGATTCGTGTACACCGAGGAGGGCGCTCAGCGATTCATGCGGCTCGGCGGGCTGTGGGTGGACCCCAATATGGCCGGTATCGGGATGATGATCGGGCTGGCGCTGGCCGTCGTCCTACTGATCGGCTCCCAACGCATCGTCATCGCGACCATCCTCTCGGTCGCCATCGTGCTCACGTTGAGCCGCGCAGCCATCTTCAGCGTGCTGGTCGGCGTGTTCCTGGTGCTGCTGTTCCACAGCATGCGCGCACGCAACCGCGGTATCGCCATCGGCGCCATCGGTCTCGTCGCGACGGCCGCCATGCTCACGCCGGCCGTACGAGCGCGCGTCTTCAGTTCGTTCGGCGCCGACGACGCAGGCAGCTCCGCCCGTGGTGACGCGTTGCGCGCGTTCCCCGGCCAGATGTCGGGCCACTGGCTGTTCGGGCTCGGCTGGGGACGGCCCGAGTTCAAGGACGGCGGCACGGCATTCACGCTGAACTTCGTGGCGAACGTCCCGCTCATCACGATCTACCGCGGCGGCCTCATCGTCGGCGCCGTGTTCATCGCCCTACTCGCCCTCGGCTGCATCATGAGCGGGCGGGCCATTCGGTCGGACTCGACCGCCAACGCACTGTTCGGCGGCATCTTCATCGGAATGTGCTTCGTGGCACTGCAGCTCGACCACATGGTCGCCACCATTCAGCAGGTGACCCTGATGTTCTCGATCCTGCTGGTGTTCCTGATCGTCGTCGATCAAGATCGACAAAGATCACGACACGCCCCGCAGTCCCCAACGGATTTCGCCAAAGAGCCGTCATACTCGCAGTAA
- a CDS encoding cellulase family glycosylhydrolase, producing the protein MRRLRRRPRRRVATQCLAGFTVGLLTVASIWLALPALQPRVVEVAATARISPLPTTIGFHDPDTYFMSDADVNVTFDKMLSTGVRAVRLMIPWAGVEQVKGQLNWTNVDRTVNAAVSRNMAVMGIINATPAWAVVPGAPAITGRPASPAQYGDFSAKVATRYAGKVSAYEIWNEPNGAQFFAPKPDPAGYTDLLKAAYPKVKAADPNATVIGGVLGSVTDWGQWLINPVSFTQQMYAAGAKGFFDALSFHPYQYTLKFSDGYPIANSPMNQVIAMRQIMLANGDGAKKIWASEYGEPMTAANEATQAAFIGDLMTKWQEMPYAGPIMIHTTRDRKTGSTNPEDVFGVFRTDWTPKASQQTMKTAIAAGIPKTPEFQRFSAITDPSYGEVLSPVYRALPTVWAQARTSSTLYETPTGIIASPNPVAERARQFGVVPKTPFKDGYQDMDSPTGMRVWWSPATGAFAVGGGIVAAWTPQLGLALSDEIRQGWGVRVNFQHGYITWQPWVGAKAVLT; encoded by the coding sequence GTGCGACGACTCAGACGCCGACCGCGTCGTCGGGTTGCCACCCAATGCCTCGCCGGTTTCACCGTCGGGTTACTGACGGTCGCGAGCATTTGGCTGGCCCTGCCCGCATTACAGCCCCGTGTCGTCGAGGTCGCGGCGACCGCCCGAATCTCGCCGCTTCCCACCACCATCGGTTTCCACGATCCCGACACCTACTTCATGTCGGATGCGGACGTGAACGTGACGTTCGACAAGATGCTCAGCACGGGTGTGCGGGCGGTGCGCCTGATGATCCCCTGGGCGGGCGTCGAACAGGTTAAGGGACAGCTGAACTGGACCAATGTCGACCGCACGGTGAACGCGGCGGTCAGCCGGAACATGGCCGTCATGGGCATCATCAACGCGACTCCGGCGTGGGCGGTGGTGCCCGGAGCACCCGCCATCACCGGACGCCCCGCATCGCCGGCCCAGTACGGTGACTTCTCCGCGAAGGTCGCCACCAGGTACGCCGGAAAGGTGTCGGCGTATGAGATCTGGAACGAACCGAACGGGGCGCAGTTCTTCGCACCCAAACCCGATCCGGCCGGCTACACCGATCTCCTGAAGGCCGCCTACCCGAAGGTGAAGGCGGCCGACCCCAACGCGACCGTGATCGGCGGCGTGCTCGGTTCGGTCACCGACTGGGGTCAGTGGCTGATCAACCCGGTGAGCTTCACCCAGCAGATGTACGCCGCGGGTGCCAAGGGATTCTTTGACGCCCTGTCGTTTCACCCGTATCAGTACACGCTCAAGTTCTCCGACGGATACCCGATCGCCAACTCGCCGATGAACCAGGTCATCGCCATGCGGCAGATCATGCTCGCCAACGGCGATGGGGCGAAGAAGATCTGGGCCAGCGAGTACGGCGAGCCGATGACGGCCGCCAACGAGGCGACACAGGCCGCGTTCATCGGCGATCTCATGACCAAGTGGCAGGAGATGCCCTACGCCGGGCCGATCATGATTCACACCACCCGCGACCGCAAGACGGGAAGCACCAACCCCGAGGACGTCTTCGGCGTGTTCCGCACCGACTGGACGCCCAAGGCCAGCCAGCAGACGATGAAGACCGCCATCGCCGCGGGCATCCCCAAAACGCCGGAGTTCCAACGCTTCAGCGCGATCACCGACCCGTCCTACGGTGAGGTGCTCAGCCCGGTGTATCGGGCGCTTCCGACGGTGTGGGCTCAGGCCCGAACCAGCAGCACGCTGTATGAGACACCGACCGGCATCATCGCGTCACCGAATCCGGTGGCCGAGCGGGCCCGTCAGTTCGGTGTCGTCCCGAAGACACCGTTCAAGGACGGGTATCAGGACATGGACTCGCCGACGGGGATGCGCGTGTGGTGGTCACCGGCCACGGGGGCGTTCGCCGTGGGCGGCGGTATCGTCGCGGCGTGGACGCCCCAGCTCGGACTGGCCCTCTCCGATGAGATCCGGCAGGGCTGGGGTGTGCGGGTGAACTTCCAGCACGGCTACATCACCTGGCAGCCGTGGGTCGGCGCGAAGGCCGTCCTCACCTGA
- a CDS encoding glycosyltransferase, with protein MTRVAFLVSKDPVTEHGGDIELARVVLRLAAEAFDIRAICLSDEPSGELVTDVVKGGLRTLRVAQHPVDKLGVLAGSIRKRRSLVHVRFDTDELLEAIEASDEDVFFCEHSYMAESFIRSMHFGKKGFVINTINTESQVWLSTRGVLGKIEAPRLLRDELRVAKLANGVGCYEIEEAQMYRDNGVPGARFMEVTLPPIEQIDVSQTGRRLVFLGGRDWPPNEEAFHIALRLWPRIAEGIPDAELCIVGAKKTGSTDPVYPDRVRDLGFVDDLPEFLKTCRALMAPIRTGGGVRVKLLDAASQGLPVVGSGPAVGSLTTLFGMSTFDDDDAFVAECRRMLLDRDAAVDVGKQLYEVNRNHWEQQRPLKAVESLVHAALR; from the coding sequence ATGACTAGAGTCGCATTCCTGGTGTCCAAGGACCCCGTGACCGAGCACGGCGGTGACATCGAGCTGGCGCGGGTGGTGCTGCGGCTGGCTGCCGAGGCGTTCGATATCCGCGCCATCTGCCTGTCCGATGAGCCTTCCGGCGAACTCGTCACCGATGTCGTCAAGGGCGGCCTGCGCACGCTGCGGGTGGCTCAGCATCCGGTCGACAAGCTCGGGGTGCTCGCCGGCTCGATCCGCAAGCGCCGCAGCCTCGTGCACGTCAGGTTCGACACCGATGAGCTTCTCGAGGCGATCGAGGCCTCCGACGAGGACGTGTTCTTCTGCGAGCACAGCTATATGGCCGAATCCTTCATCCGGAGCATGCACTTCGGCAAGAAGGGCTTCGTCATCAACACCATCAACACCGAGTCCCAGGTGTGGCTCTCGACGCGGGGCGTGCTGGGCAAGATCGAGGCGCCCCGGCTGCTTCGCGACGAACTCCGAGTGGCCAAGCTCGCCAACGGTGTTGGCTGCTATGAGATCGAGGAAGCGCAGATGTACCGGGACAACGGTGTCCCCGGGGCGCGATTCATGGAGGTGACCCTGCCGCCGATCGAGCAGATCGACGTGTCGCAGACGGGCCGCCGGCTGGTCTTCCTCGGTGGCCGCGACTGGCCGCCCAATGAGGAGGCCTTCCATATCGCACTTCGGTTGTGGCCGCGCATCGCCGAGGGCATACCCGACGCCGAGCTGTGCATCGTCGGCGCGAAGAAGACGGGGTCGACCGATCCGGTGTACCCCGACCGGGTCCGGGATCTGGGCTTCGTCGACGACCTGCCCGAGTTCCTCAAGACGTGCCGCGCGTTGATGGCACCGATCAGGACCGGCGGTGGAGTGCGGGTGAAGCTGCTCGACGCGGCCAGCCAGGGTCTGCCCGTCGTGGGCAGCGGCCCCGCGGTCGGATCGCTGACAACGCTGTTCGGGATGTCCACGTTCGACGACGACGACGCCTTCGTGGCCGAGTGCCGGCGCATGTTGCTCGACCGGGATGCGGCCGTCGACGTGGGCAAGCAGCTGTACGAGGTGAACCGAAACCACTGGGAGCAGCAGCGTCCGCTCAAGGCCGTCGAGTCGCTGGTGCACGCCGCGCTCAGGTGA
- a CDS encoding lipopolysaccharide biosynthesis protein: MTDSATQGEAAPRNILKTLVAVGWMYGGRGVGMLWTLALVGKLSVGDYGKYGMGFALSAVVGPPLDNPFNVRAMRESDQHFQAERTSRFLLGLALMVAGACLINVNYILWFGLVIAGGEMVFKSYQSQAARDGHPQVTWRMDTIRQVSSVTIASAYLFGVDDPNLSVASLLYCAPYLVVLVLAARRVWGHSPGVPGPPRLIAALIGEMLGMCIYLQGDVLLLGFLTDSTTVGYYALTVTVTVALAAIGQSFAMTYHEPLRRSGGDLSTGPSLRHIVFLGLGTGGLVLITGVVLLMTPAPTELAVAMIIMAAFCAMRTMSSVFAVILYAQRRDTIRLGANLSLVPVKLGAVAALAQFGAVGAAVATVGADAILLVIYLIAIYRRKDRASA, encoded by the coding sequence GTGACTGACTCCGCCACGCAGGGCGAGGCCGCACCGCGCAACATCCTGAAGACCCTTGTCGCCGTGGGCTGGATGTACGGCGGCCGCGGCGTCGGCATGCTGTGGACGCTGGCCCTGGTGGGCAAGCTGAGCGTCGGAGACTACGGCAAGTACGGCATGGGCTTCGCCCTGTCGGCCGTCGTCGGGCCGCCGCTGGACAACCCGTTCAACGTCCGGGCGATGCGGGAGTCCGACCAGCACTTCCAAGCCGAACGGACCAGCAGGTTCCTGCTTGGTCTGGCCCTGATGGTCGCCGGCGCATGCCTGATCAACGTGAACTACATCCTGTGGTTCGGGCTGGTGATCGCAGGCGGCGAGATGGTCTTCAAGTCCTATCAGAGCCAGGCAGCCAGGGACGGCCATCCGCAGGTGACCTGGCGGATGGACACCATCCGTCAGGTGAGCAGCGTAACCATCGCCAGCGCATACCTTTTCGGTGTCGACGACCCCAACCTGTCGGTGGCGAGCCTGCTCTACTGCGCGCCCTATCTGGTGGTGCTGGTCCTGGCGGCACGCCGCGTCTGGGGTCATAGCCCTGGCGTTCCCGGCCCCCCGCGGCTCATCGCCGCACTGATCGGCGAGATGCTCGGCATGTGCATCTACCTTCAGGGGGACGTGCTGCTGCTGGGCTTCCTCACCGACAGCACGACGGTCGGCTACTACGCGCTCACGGTCACCGTGACGGTCGCGTTGGCCGCCATCGGACAGTCGTTCGCCATGACCTACCACGAACCGCTGCGCCGCAGCGGTGGTGATCTGTCGACCGGACCGTCGCTGCGGCACATCGTGTTTCTCGGATTGGGTACCGGGGGACTGGTGCTCATCACCGGAGTGGTGCTGCTCATGACGCCCGCGCCGACCGAACTGGCCGTGGCGATGATCATCATGGCGGCGTTCTGCGCGATGCGGACGATGAGTTCGGTGTTCGCCGTCATCCTCTACGCCCAGCGGCGCGACACCATCCGGCTCGGCGCCAACCTCAGCCTGGTCCCGGTGAAGCTGGGAGCCGTTGCCGCCCTAGCCCAATTCGGCGCGGTCGGTGCCGCGGTCGCCACGGTGGGCGCCGACGCCATCCTGCTGGTCATCTATCTCATTGCCATCTATAGACGAAAGGACCGGGCTAGCGCATGA
- a CDS encoding glycosyltransferase, which produces MAVDLKDYRLVYIGPRNHVTAIGDYTEDLVAAFRPHFGDVAEVRVSGPGDETWADVRRVRKQVRDLVASWPAGKVLVHSEIGCGMLSPFWSIAGLAGVPVTLTVHDPPQALWFTARTRFVARHKLLMHGFHYPLRPLSRWLEGRVNGRRDIFALSRTGQASIDRVYPNTHTHYVPYRVAEKTTIKPPEDRPKAIGFFGLVYRGKGFDQIAQIRRELPDDILIRVAGRGTEELPPMAGVEIVGGVDGAEEDAFFESVRAIVIPYGKRHFYADTFPASSVAAHALAYRTPIIATGYGSLAEFDAETGAVVVPMGSDDPNALPPGFTDAIASFVNDDARVTELGKTADRTRAERSTPRTAEAFAQAWSQILGRQHASD; this is translated from the coding sequence ATGGCAGTCGACCTCAAGGACTACCGGCTGGTCTACATCGGTCCGCGCAACCACGTCACGGCGATCGGTGACTACACCGAGGATCTGGTCGCGGCATTCCGCCCGCACTTCGGCGATGTCGCCGAGGTGCGCGTCTCGGGTCCCGGTGACGAGACGTGGGCCGATGTCCGGCGGGTCCGCAAGCAGGTGCGCGACCTCGTGGCCTCCTGGCCCGCGGGCAAGGTGCTGGTGCACTCGGAGATCGGCTGCGGCATGCTGTCGCCGTTCTGGTCGATTGCCGGTCTGGCGGGTGTGCCGGTGACGCTGACGGTGCACGATCCGCCGCAGGCGCTGTGGTTCACCGCACGCACGCGGTTCGTCGCCCGGCACAAGCTGCTGATGCACGGCTTCCACTACCCGCTGCGCCCGCTGTCGCGGTGGCTCGAGGGCCGGGTGAACGGCCGTCGCGACATCTTCGCGCTCAGCAGGACCGGTCAGGCGTCGATCGACCGCGTCTACCCGAACACGCACACCCACTACGTGCCCTACCGGGTCGCGGAGAAGACGACCATCAAGCCGCCCGAGGACCGGCCCAAGGCGATCGGATTCTTCGGACTCGTTTACCGCGGTAAGGGATTCGATCAGATCGCGCAGATCCGCAGGGAGCTTCCCGACGACATCCTCATCCGGGTGGCGGGCCGCGGCACCGAGGAGCTGCCGCCCATGGCCGGTGTCGAGATCGTCGGCGGTGTCGACGGTGCCGAGGAGGACGCCTTCTTCGAATCGGTGCGGGCCATCGTGATCCCGTACGGCAAGCGGCACTTCTACGCCGACACCTTCCCAGCCTCGTCGGTGGCAGCGCACGCGCTGGCCTACCGGACGCCGATCATCGCCACCGGCTACGGCTCGCTCGCCGAGTTCGACGCCGAGACCGGTGCGGTGGTGGTGCCGATGGGTTCAGACGACCCCAACGCACTGCCGCCCGGCTTCACGGACGCCATCGCGTCGTTCGTCAACGATGATGCGCGCGTGACCGAACTGGGCAAGACCGCCGATCGCACACGCGCGGAGAGGTCGACACCCAGGACGGCTGAGGCGTTCGCGCAGGCGTGGTCGCAGATCCTGGGTCGTCAGCACGCGAGTGACTGA
- a CDS encoding acyltransferase: MIPEPFVADPEDRARKLAAAPGLKLPPDPEWELGPDGRVVDYKMQGMTFARKARNRLSTILFNMIVTYIPSHFVRQNFLRWFGKSTIGKKSTLMRGVTVFDPEFLTIGNYTTIGFRCFLDSRAGISIGDNVNIASDTHILGGGHDINHPDFLPMPIPTVIEDYVWIASRAMILPSHIKRGAVVAAHAVVTKDIEALDVVGGIPAKVLTKRNPDALKYSSPYRPLFF; encoded by the coding sequence GTGATCCCAGAACCGTTCGTTGCAGATCCCGAAGACAGGGCCAGAAAGCTGGCGGCGGCGCCCGGTCTGAAACTGCCGCCGGATCCCGAGTGGGAGTTGGGCCCCGACGGTCGTGTCGTGGACTACAAGATGCAGGGCATGACATTTGCGCGTAAGGCGCGCAATCGGCTCTCGACGATCTTGTTCAACATGATCGTCACCTACATCCCGTCGCACTTCGTCCGGCAGAACTTCCTGAGGTGGTTCGGCAAGTCGACCATCGGCAAGAAGTCCACGCTCATGCGTGGTGTCACGGTGTTCGATCCGGAGTTCCTCACCATCGGCAACTACACCACCATCGGCTTTCGGTGCTTCCTGGACTCGCGGGCGGGAATCTCGATCGGCGACAACGTGAATATCGCCAGCGACACCCACATCCTCGGTGGCGGTCACGACATCAACCACCCGGACTTCCTGCCCATGCCCATCCCGACCGTCATCGAGGACTACGTCTGGATCGCCAGCCGGGCGATGATCCTGCCGTCGCACATCAAGCGCGGCGCGGTCGTGGCCGCACACGCGGTGGTCACCAAGGACATCGAGGCACTCGACGTCGTGGGCGGCATTCCGGCCAAGGTGCTGACGAAGCGCAACCCGGACGCACTCAAGTACAGCAGCCCATACCGCCCGTTGTTCTTCTAA